The window CAGCACGAAGAGCGTGGCGTAAGCGGCAAGGCCGGCCAGCAGGGCCAGGTTCTGCCCGCGGCTGAGCTCCACCGGCCGCCCGGCGAAGACCTCCCGCAGCACCAGGAGCAGCACGAAGAGGCCGATGAGGGCGAAGAAGCCGGAGAACTCCCGCCGCGCCACGTTCCGCCAGGAGAAAGCCAGGTCCCAGGGCCGCCAGCGGCTGAAGCGGGGCAGGAAAGCCGGCGTCTCCTCCGCCCAGCGCCGGAACTCCTCGCCGTACTGGCCCTGGATGAAGCGCTCCTCGCACAGCATGATGCGCTCGTAGATGAGGCCGAAGCCGCCCATCATGAGGAGGGCCAGCCACCAATTGGCGGGGAGCAGGGCGAGGCCCAGCCACATCAGCCCGTTGCCCACGTAGAGCGGATGGCGCACGACGGAGTACCAGCCCACCGTGTTGAGGCGCTTGGCCACCTGGACACTGGTGTTGCGGCCGCTGGTGCCGTCCGGGGTGTGCCCCACCACATCGGCGCGGATGAGCTGGCCAACCAGCGAGACGGCCAGGCAGGCCCAGATCCAGGCGGCGGGGAGGGGCCGCGGACCGGGCGCCAGCCAGAGGGCGAGGATCATGAGGGCGAGGAGCAGTAGCGGCACGTAGCTGCGCAGGCGGAAGAGGGTGTCCCCTTCGCGGCAGAGGCGGTCCTGCAGGTCCACATTCCCTCCGGCAATGGTATGACGAAACAGACTTCCTGGCGGGCGGGGCGGTGGCGGTCAACCGAAGGCGCGCCCCGTGCGCACGGCCACCGCGCCGTCGCCCTCCAGCTCCTCGCCGGCATGGTAGGAGGAGCGCACCAGCGGGCCGGCCTGGATCATCTCCACGCCGATGGACTTGGCGAAGCGTCCATACTCCAGGAACTGGTCCGGATGGACGTAGCGCTCCACCTCCAGATGCCGCTTGGTCGGCTGCAGGTACTGGCCGATGGTGATGAAACGCGTGTCATGGGCCTTCAAGTCGCGGATGAGATCCAGCACCTCGTCGTCCGTCTCGCCCAGGCCCACCATGAAGCCGCTCTTGGTGTGGAAGCCGGCCGCCGCCGCGCGGCGGATCAGCTCCAGGCTCTGGGCGTAGTCGGCCTGGGGGCGCACCCGGCGGTAGAGGCGGGCGACCGTCTCGACGTTGTGGTTGAGCACGTCGGGCTGCTCCGCCAGCACCAGGCGCAGACAGGCGGCGTCGCCCTTGAAGTCGGGGATGAGCACCTCGATGGTGGCTTGGGGCAGGCGCCGCCGCACCTGGCGGATGGTGAGGGCAAAGAGGCCGGCCCCCTTGTCGGGCAGCTCGTCGCGGTCGACGCTGGTGATCACCACATGCTTGAGCTGCATCTGGGCGGCGGCCTCGGCCACGCGCCCGGCCTCGTCCCAGTCCACCGTGCCGGGCCGGCCTGTCTTCACGTTGCAGAAGCCGCAGCTGCGGGTGCAGGTGTCGCCCAGGATCATGAAGGTGGCCGTGCCCTGGTTCCAGCACTCGTGCATGTTGGGACAACGGGCCTCCTCGCAGACCGTGACCAGCTGTTTCTCGCGCAGCAGGTGGTTGAGCCGGGCCACCCCCTCGCCGGAGGGCAGGCGCACGCGCAGCCAGTCCGGCTTGCGCGGGCGGGCGGGAGCGTCGCTCACCAGTCCCTCCTTCCCTTTTCATGACGGGGAAAGCGGCCTCTCGGGGCCGCAACGGGGTTGACAACCATGGACTTCAAGCCCACAAGAGCCGTCCATGAGGGTGGATGGGATCGAACCATCGACCTACGCCTTAAAAGGGCGCTGCTCTGCCACTGAGCTACACCCCCGACCGGCCCACGTCATGACACGGCTCCGGCGCAGCCAAGATAGGGCGGGTGGCCTAGGAGTGCAATGCGGCGCCGGCGGGGAGCGGCC of the bacterium genome contains:
- a CDS encoding isoprenylcysteine carboxylmethyltransferase family protein, with the translated sequence MDLQDRLCREGDTLFRLRSYVPLLLLALMILALWLAPGPRPLPAAWIWACLAVSLVGQLIRADVVGHTPDGTSGRNTSVQVAKRLNTVGWYSVVRHPLYVGNGLMWLGLALLPANWWLALLMMGGFGLIYERIMLCEERFIQGQYGEEFRRWAEETPAFLPRFSRWRPWDLAFSWRNVARREFSGFFALIGLFVLLLVLREVFAGRPVELSRGQNLALLAGLAAYATLFVLRRWTRLLHEEPR
- the lipA gene encoding lipoyl synthase, with product MSDAPARPRKPDWLRVRLPSGEGVARLNHLLREKQLVTVCEEARCPNMHECWNQGTATFMILGDTCTRSCGFCNVKTGRPGTVDWDEAGRVAEAAAQMQLKHVVITSVDRDELPDKGAGLFALTIRQVRRRLPQATIEVLIPDFKGDAACLRLVLAEQPDVLNHNVETVARLYRRVRPQADYAQSLELIRRAAAAGFHTKSGFMVGLGETDDEVLDLIRDLKAHDTRFITIGQYLQPTKRHLEVERYVHPDQFLEYGRFAKSIGVEMIQAGPLVRSSYHAGEELEGDGAVAVRTGRAFG